The nucleotide sequence CAGTTCGTCGCGCTGCTCGGCCCGGATATCCGCTTCGAGGTCGGCCAGGTAAGCGTCGGCGCTGGCGGGGTTCTGGCCGGGTTGCGTGGCGTACCAGTCACGTAAGGCGGCTTTTAATCGGGAGGTGGCCTGTCCGGTCTGGATGGCCGCTTCAACAACGGGACGGGCCTCGGCTGCGTGCCGGGTTTGCAGGGCACAGAGAAAATACCGCTCGTTGGTGCGCGGGTCACTATTTTCAATATCGTCGGGAACGATGACCTCCTGATAGGCTTTATAGGCATCGGCGTATTTGCCCTGCTGTTCCAGCGCCCGGGCGTAGGTATTCATCAACTGCCGATGCCGGGTCTTCTGTTCCGTTTCCCAGTCGGTCGCCGTTACGGTATTGGGTCGGGTCTGAGTGTTCAGGACGGTCATAGCCCGCTTCACGAGCTGCTCTGCTTCGGGCAGCGACCGCCGTTCATCGGCCAGTTGAAACGCCATGGTGTTGAGCATCAGAACGTCGGTCTGCGATGCGGGCTGCTGTTCGACAAAGGCTACCAGATTCCGGATGTCGTTATTTTTAAAATACCCGTCGGTCATCATCACCGTTAGGCCGGGCAGGTACGTCGAGGTTGGGAAATCACGCTTAAAAGCTTCGTAGGCTGTTTTCTTCCGGTTCCAGTCGGTTTCGTTCCGGACGGCCATAGCCCGGTCTTTCTGCGCGAGCGAACCGGCCGGGTCCAGCGTTTTCATACGTTCGCGCACCGCTTTGGCCTTCACAAAATCACCCATGCTTTCATAGAGCTGGGCGGCCGACGTCAACTCGGCGGCTGTCGGTTCTGGTCGCGCGGCCAGATACGACTCGATAGCCGCTTTTACTTTGGGGCCATAGCCCGGCTTTCGCTGCCTGATCTGGGCCGCCAGATAGTCGGACCAGTAAACGGGTTGAAGATCGGGGTATTGCTGAAGTTCCTGCTCGTAGAGCGTAACAACCCGGTTGGGGTCGGGGCGACCGCCGGCTTCATACAAAAC is from Spirosoma taeanense and encodes:
- a CDS encoding redoxin family protein, producing MKVALLVLLLAACLPVTAQFRYSPASPQVGQTVSFTYTPQETQLGTDSLIEGRFVRYGAPNTMQGCRPASIVMARQGCDYVGELFIPKKDVTGMMVLFRNSRQPKRADLNKGQLYAIPVYDASGRPLPHALAGQASVFTRTNVLYEAGGRPDPNRVVTLYEQELQQYPDLQPVYWSDYLAAQIRQRKPGYGPKVKAAIESYLAARPEPTAAELTSAAQLYESMGDFVKAKAVRERMKTLDPAGSLAQKDRAMAVRNETDWNRKKTAYEAFKRDFPTSTYLPGLTVMMTDGYFKNNDIRNLVAFVEQQPASQTDVLMLNTMAFQLADERRSLPEAEQLVKRAMTVLNTQTRPNTVTATDWETEQKTRHRQLMNTYARALEQQGKYADAYKAYQEVIVPDDIENSDPRTNERYFLCALQTRHAAEARPVVEAAIQTGQATSRLKAALRDWYATQPGQNPASADAYLADLEADIRAEQRDELRQKMINLPAPAFTLTDLQGRTISSLALRGKVVVLDFWATWCGPCIASFPAMQQAQMRFQNDPDVRFLFVNTREGGPVQRVHNFMNKGNYPFVVPLDFSQRVANAYGVKGIPTKVVIDSNGRVRYRSVGYNGNPETTVNELTMVVEMLKEEK